Within Gambusia affinis linkage group LG01, SWU_Gaff_1.0, whole genome shotgun sequence, the genomic segment GGGCACGTTTTTCTCCATCTTATCTTCTAGCTTTACTAGGTTAGAAATCCTGTAAAAGCTTCCTTCCATTCATTCCCCCACCCCTGTTCTCGCTGCTAATGAGTTTTGCCTGCCTTGCTGGCCCAGTAACACTCCGATCACATCTGGCTACTCAAAAGTGGGTCAAACTTTACCTCACGCTCTTAATACGAGACCCAAACCAGTAATGGCGAAACATAAATATATGAGTCGCACACATATTTTCGTGTCAGCTCATGAGTctcattttgaaaaagcaaaaacggcACAGTCATGCTTTAGAAATTttccagagagagagagaaacatctGTTTTAGGAATAGAAGGCAGAGAGGCTGTTTTAGTGCTGACGTCCTCCGTCTGCTGCAGCCTCTCTCAGACCTGGGAGGAAATCCACAAACGGAGCGGAGGCGGAGAAGTGTACAAACCTCTGTAAGGATACCATCCTGGGCCTTGACAACACACATAAATGGGAAACCGCTgacaaagaaatcggtagctgGGTGTGTGCTTCACTACGTGCAACCAAAGGTTAGAAAGATTAGGAGTTTAGGAGAAGAAGGTTGCAGAGGAAATTTGGGAATGAACTTTCAGGGGTGCTGCGATTGAACCTGCAGGCTACGAGAATAATGAATAACTCGTTGTGATGCCAGTATCTGCCGCCGGTGATGAAGTCCAGATGGGACCTGCTCTGTCTCTTTATCTGAGTataaggggtaaaaaaaaaaaaaaaaccatcaggCGTTTGGACACTCATTGTGTGGAGTTAGTGATAACAGTGTCTGCAAATTTTCCCCCCTGGCCTCGGGTTTCAAACCTCTACATAGCACTGGGTAGCATTATCCCCAGCGATATCGCCTACTGGTTTTGTGGGGGAGTTCTGCCAGATGAGCAGAGTGTCTCTTTCAGTTCTCTCCTTTAGCGTCTTGAAACATTCCGCAGCCCAAAGGTGGACGTGGTCTCTCACTCCCCTCACATCGTCTTTCCCACCCACACTAAGCTGTAAATTAGAACGTACAGACATACATAAACAGAGGCAGCTGATTGGAAACTGCTACTCCCTTTGTTCTCGTCTCGCCCTCCGTGTTGTTGTGTACCTGCTTCGCACAATAACACCCataaaagagattttatttttgtcaggcAGAAAGCGCAGCTCTGTGTCTTCACACAGCCTCTTTTACCATCTCTGTCTATCCGCAGCACTTAATGCATGTCAACCAAAGTCATAAACCAGGCTGGtttgtagtaaaaatatttttattcctatcaaaatatataatatatatatcttgaacattgttttatatttactaagTGGAGATGAATCATTCAGAGATGTGCAGTGGATTTCTAATCTTTGGTTTTTGTTAAGCTTTGAGTTGGTCAATTACAATTTATGATCTAGTACTTTAATATATAAGAAGGTAGGAAGATTGGAGAAAATATGGTAAATGTGCTTTTCTAGCCAAGATCAGTTGTTTAGTGTTCAATGATATCGTTTCACCCTGTGTATCAGACagcattaattaatttattttttttttacaaagttccCATTTCAAAAATGCTTCTAGCATCTTCACAGTTAACCCAAAGAACCCCCtgaaaatgtcagtgtttttatgtGGATTCCAGAGAATTGAATCTTTTCCAAAAGTTTTGGTAAAGTCATTTTGCTGTTGATGGACAGGTTTTTCCCCAATGTGGGACAATAAATgaatttctattctattctagtCTGTTCTATTCCATTCAACTCTAACATTTCCCAACCCAGCATGTATCATAATAGACAGAGGtcagatgtttaaaaagataaaactgacCGACTGTTCTGTACTCTATTCAGAGATCGAGTTATTTACTCAAATTCTTGCTGCCTTTCTTTCTGAGAGTTTGATCTTTGATTAACTCacagacataaaacaaaataatttgatctttttacttattttgtgtttccccctgcaaaaataataaaactttgaatCTCTGTTGTTTACCGTCGTCAGTGCAACAAGTAATACATCTGGTGAGTTCACTGATTGGGGTTTTTGAGATAACAATCAGCTCACTACTGGCCAAGACCACCGAAACTGAAAAATCTTCAGATGACCACAACCGCAGGTGAAGGGGTCTTGCAGCAAGACCCCTTTCTTACCTGGGTAAATGGATGTTGACTAGCTAGCTATTAAATCCAACTGGATACAGACGTTTAGGTCATAAACCCAATCATTACTCGTTGGTGTACACGCTCTGTGTATGTTTGCAGTTGTAATCCATCTTGTCTAGATGATAAAAAGGATCAGGAATAAACAGTAATTGTGTCTTGGAGACTCGGCTCTAAGCTAAAAGCCAACTGCTCTGCTTCCCCGTCTCCGTCTACAATCAAACCACTTTCCATGCATCTTCACTGTTGAAGTTCGGCCAACCGGAACCTCAGGAGTTGCTAATGCAATTCCTCTCCCAAAATAAGCAGTTCACCATACATCACACATCACCAAAGGCCATATGTAACCCCTTGATTGAATCATGTGGAGCCAACTGTAACCAACAGGCATGCAGGCATTCTCAAACTCTAACAAAAGGGCATCTGCTAACATTTCAGGCAGTCAGATGCTGTTTCAAGCTTGCTTGATGCCGACGTGGAGGCAAGTgagtgtgtatatgtgtgtggtCAGATTGATCTGATATAGGATCAAGGGTGTAAATTTGAAGCCCTTTCATAGCCTGGTTGACCTCAAAAAGACATAATTGGTTTGCAACCATGAATGTCAGATTGGGGCAAAGTTTCTTACCactaatcaaatcaaatcttaTTATCTATCCAAAGTGTGGCACTCACATTTTTGAGAccattacaaaaatgtttaaactcgGGTGCGCTCAGGAGCTGACAAAATTAACATGCCCTTTCAACGGTTAGCTCAAATGTGATGGTAGTAGTCCAAACCTATTCTCTGGGGTTTGGTTCCAGGCCTGGACCTGCTTTGGATTAGATGTTCAGATTCAGTATTATACCCTACATGTCCAAAAAGCCGACCGCATTCATCATGACATCATGTTCCCCAGCTTCCCAGTTTTGAATCACTGAATACCCAAGGAAGATCCCCCCCACCCTTGCGATTTCAATCTGTCCGACCTTCCTATATCCACCCCTACGTACAATGATTCAGTTTTGGCCCTGACAAACTTATCCTCAGGAATCAGTTTGCTGTTCTCCTCAGGGAGTGGCATGgtcacagaaagagagagagagatggagtaGATTAAAAGAGAAGGGGTGGGGGATTAAGAGGGGAAACAGATTTCACCAGAGTTGCTCACTAATGCAGCTGCATTAACCCAGAAGGGTTATTTTTGTGGGGAGGAAATACTACTCTGAGCTAATTGTGGGAACTGAGCACATAATGAAACAATTGTTAGAGGAGTTTAGGGGAGGTGATTACACATAGTATGTAGCCATACTCTGTGAAGCGCAGACCATTTTATCTTCATTTACAGACGGTCCAAACAAACGGATTGAAGCCCCCCGCCCCCCATTCAATGGTCGGCGGCAGTGggaacaaatgttttgttgtattcCGCCCGCCTGGTCATAATGAAGGCGGCGAAGGCCATCCAGGGTTATTTTTGGACGTTTTGAAAGGATTCGTTATCGTTTCACATATTTAGTAGAAGTCTAATAAAGTGGAAATGGACGGACATTAATGACAGTGGCTGAGCTTAAAAGACTCTTTTTCAGCTCTCAGTAGAAATAAAGTTTTGGGGCATAAGTAGATTTCTAACCAGCAGATTTCACTTTTCCAGAAGAGAAGGAGATGTTTGTAAGCCAACTTTTTGTCAGTGGAAAGTTGATTGCAGGCTGTAATTTTGGTGCCCCGCTGAAGGCTGGCTCCTTAATTTTCAAGTGGTGCTGTTCAGGCTAAACTTTCAGTTGTGGCTGGAAGGATATAGACCTTGGGGAGATGAAGCAAGCACTACTGGTGGGGAATGATTGCATTGAAATTAGGCTGGCTCACAGTCAATGCTAGGATAAATacgtgtttattttcttaaatatttccAAGATAATCAGCAGCACAGACAGACGTGCAGGCTctaaaaaatgcttaattttagATGTCAATTATTCAAGAGAGaatgaaatgtgacattttcttgACATGCTTTCTCATTTATGAAAGCGGTTATCAAAATGTATCCTCACATTTTGATAACTGCCCAAAATGTATTCTTTAGGACTTGACAAACCAAAGTAGAAGTTCCCACACTCTTAGATGTTGCATCAGATCTGAAGTGGGCTAGCGGCTCTGGGTTAACAAGCCTTCCCGTGCCGTCCTGACACTGCGGCTCCTTCCACAGGAAATGAGGCGGAGGATGTGGCATTCTCCTACACAGAGAAAAGACGCAAATCTAAAGGCAGGATGGAGGGGTGCAGGATGTACATTTTATGAGGTCACTGGGTGTGGCAGACTCACTGGTTTTGGTAACTGTGCACTAATGATGGGACAATAGTAATGAGAAATGCTGCATAAGTCTCTTGTGGCACCCTTCTAAACAAAGGGGAGAACCTCTGTGTCGAGTGTCAGTTTGATTTAACAACCTCACTCTGTGGGACCAGTCCAAAAAGGGAGAGGACAATGCATCTGCTTGCTTTTGTAAGGTTTTACAATCGTTTGAAATTCTGATGCACTGTCTCTTTGTGATGCCATGAGGTTTCTACAACCAGATATTGTAATAAAGGGCAcagtttcctttcttttcaaGCTTGTAATGTTCACTGAGAacacatttacttcagtaacaaAACTGATAACTGATTTTCAAGCTAGCATGTGGTCGCAGCTCAGAGAGAAGCTTcaggataaaaacacaaatttctaCTAGTTTATCTAATGCATGataagaggggaaaaaaataacataaaataacacaataaaacttATTTGGGAGAGAAAGCCCTTCCTTCATAAAGTGGATTTGAATTATATGGCAGAGAAAATGTAGATTATTGgatgtttgtgtgaaaatcagcataaataaaagtgttaaagaaaaaacttattTGGGATCTTTTATAATCGCTCCTCTCAGGTCCTACGACAGTCACCTCATACTACTCTTTGGTAACaaaggaaacagaagaaacaatcGTCACCGGTCCTTCTCCCACCGACCCACAAGTTGCCCCTCAAGATGTAGTGCTCAGTACTACTGAAAAGGAGGCCAACACCGATGTCCCTACTACAGAATCAAATCAGATCCTCGATACAACTACCGTGGAAGTAACCGGAGCTCCCACCGTGCACACTTCAGCCTCCGCTGAGACGACTTCACCTCCTCCCGAGACCACTGCAGCCCCCGCTTTCGAAACCAGCGTCCCCGAGGAGACCAGTAGCCCCTTCATTCACGAGACCGTAGCACCCATCACGAGTGCGGACGCAACTGCGGGGACCGACAATGGCAGCGCAGGTGTAACGGTGGAAACTGAAGGTGACTGAAGACTCAGTCCAATAGTCTGCAATTTTTCAGaacaataatagtaaaaaaataataatgatttgtaGATGAAATACACCCCCAATAACCATTATCTTTCAGAGAGCCTGAGCACCGGACAAATAGTGGGAATTGTGATTGGTGCCATCGTGGCCGTGGTAATTGTCATCGCTGTTGTGATAGCAGTGTTGAGGAGGATGGGCAAATACTCGTAAGTCTGTCTTGCTAAATTTTGCATGTcgaatgtttctgatttttttttatgttagaatGGCAAACTTCAATGCAGGAAGAAGTACATAAATTTACAATAGAAAGGAAATGGTGTAcaattttcaaagtttcttgaaaataaatatctaaaaatgttgGATGCATTTTTAACGAGCCCCACTGAGTTCATACTTCACAGTTGCAAGTCCTTTAGGGTCTGTCTCTTACCAATAAGAGAGACTTAGTCTTGTAGAGTCCGTCTCTTCCAGATTTTGAAATCTAGAGACTGAAAGtgttatcttttttatttttcaagtgtTGTCATATTAGATGCAGAACATCTAGACATCAATTTTGCATCTTGCAACAAATGTTAATAAAGAGAAGCACAACGTTGCCATGACAGTGTTTAACAATGAACATATTtagtgaaattaattaaatgcattATGACCTAATTAGGTGATTATGAAGGCAGCAGGTTGCATTGTATTTTAGGGGTATCAGTGTCAAAAAGGCTAGATACATGTGtacactttttgtttgatttttgttagAGAAATATTCATTGCGTTGTTTCATACAAAGCCACAAAAAGCTGCATGTTTGCCGTCTGAACTCGACAACATGTGCTCAAATCTTTGTAACCTACTTTCACTGTAAGCCATGTACAGCTTTGACAACACAGTGAATGTTAAAACAAAGTTGTGCTCAGAGTCATCACTTCTTGCTTTCTCTAAAAGTTGAGCCAAACCTTTAGTCATTAATTAAACAGTCCCATTACATCATTTACAGTGATGTAATGGGGCTTGTTGGTCTGTGGTGATAAGTTGACATTGGATTCCCAGCACTGCAGCATTGCAGCCATAAATGGCCTAAAGGTGTCAACCCTATTTTGAAAACCTTACTTCC encodes:
- the si:ch211-156j16.1 gene encoding transcription initiation factor TFIID subunit 12 isoform X1, with protein sequence MKVQLLLLLALAGPLCSFTRASPTTVTSYYSLVTKETEETIVTGPSPTDPQVAPQDVVLSTTEKEANTDVPTTESNQILDTTTVEVTGAPTVHTSASAETTSPPPETTAAPAFETSVPEETSSPFIHETVAPITSADATAGTDNGSAGVTVETEESLSTGQIVGIVIGAIVAVVIVIAVVIAVLRRMGKYSSTKSRKPAKKDSVVVSPLKKKSTKQQERGKFWKS
- the si:ch211-156j16.1 gene encoding transcription initiation factor TFIID subunit 12 isoform X2, whose product is MKVQLLLLLALAGPLCSFTRASPTTVTSYYSLVTKETEETIVTGPSPTDPQVAPQDVVLSTTEKEANTDVPTTESNQILDTTTVEVTGAPTVHTSASAETTSPPPETTAAPAFETSVPEETSSPFIHETVAPITSADATAGTDNGSAGVTVETEESLSTGQIVGIVIGAIVAVVIVIAVVIAVLRRMGKYSP